One genomic region from Amblyraja radiata isolate CabotCenter1 chromosome 17, sAmbRad1.1.pri, whole genome shotgun sequence encodes:
- the LOC116982755 gene encoding Golgi-associated kinase 1A-like, producing MRGVRRHRKIAFLCACFLGSVSLLLCMMQTQDINAVAMDNKMHIQADEQLHTRANRLRGRSARHSSFQHRRLYKSGLFAESVQIIESNLHHKIKNVRPVRKPKGIGSVKWLGEDNEIIEDAKDGLDKRTGQEPARSKGAASQINLNGKKRKKPTKTSEDCLWFDGFHSTDFLHGADSSKPLTWFSQRDRELVKFLAGGIVLKAGYHTRGEETVRVLLSINNSLAVESSGEQCRAGACGLVKELSDLWEVSAFHLDRILGLNISQPVVARRLRSHLLPQQYVDGSAKPMVLWEPWTPILQGTVPQQDAFHMAQFPSVFRKCREGGSEVCVRDNSPELQKMKLLNYFFQDVEIILASFNKGKEKHTVTFGDLDWIPPRTLKIISSQCLSEMLLRSLYEDQEYWQSKGTVSLLKLVDRISKRAQVLLQHFTDKHMQHRRPDM from the exons ATGAGAGGTGTGAGACGACACAGGAAAATTGCGTTTTTATGTGCCTGCTTTCTTGGATCTGTGTCTCTTTTGCTTTGTATGATGCAAACGCAGGATATCAACGCAGTGGCCATGGACAACAAGATGCACATTCAGGCTGATGAACAGCTTCATACAAGAGCAAACAGGCTGAGGGGCAGGAGTGCCCGTCACAGCAGTTTCCAGCACCGGAGACTCTACAAGTCAGGGCTCTTTGCAGAATCTGTGCAGATCATTGAATCAAACCTACATCACAAGATTAAGAATGTACGACCTGTTAGAAAGCCTAAAGGCATTGGCAGCGTGAAATGGTTGGGAGAGGACAATGAAATCATAGAGGATGCAAAAGATGGTCTGGATAAGCGGACTGGTCAGGAACCAGCAAGAAGCAAAGGTGCAGCATCACAGATAAATCTCAATGGGAAGAAGAGAAAGAAACCAACAAAAACTAGCGAGGACTGCCTCTGGTTTGATGGATTCCATTCCACTGATTTCTTGCATGGAGCTGATTCAAGCAAACCTCTCACCTGGTTCAGTCAAAGGGACCGAGAGCTGGTGAAGTTCCTGGCTGGAGGAATTGTCCTAAAGGCTGGGTACCACACTCGGGGAGAGGAGACGGTCCGTGTGCTGCTGAGTATTAATAATTCTCTCGCTGTAGAGAGCAGCGGAGAGCAGTGTCGAGCGGGAGCCTGCGGATTGGTGAAGGAGTTGAGTGACCTGTGGGAAGTCTCTGCATTTCACCTAGACCGGATCCTGGGCCTCAACATCAGCCAGCCGGTAGTGGCACGGCGGTTGAGGTCCCACCTGCTGCCGCAACAATACGTAGATGGTTCAGCGAAGCCCATGGTGTTGTGGGAGCCATGGACGCCAATACTTCAAGGCACCGTACCACAGCAGGATGCCTTCCACATGGCCCAGTTCCCCAGTGTCTTCAGGAAGTGCCGAGAGGGGGGAAGCGAAGTGTGTGTCCGGGACAACAGCCCAGAGCTGCAGAAGATGAAACTGTTGAATTATTTTTTCCAG GATGTGGAGATCATTCTGGCCAGCTTCAACAAAGGGAAGGAGAAGCACACAGTTACTTTCGGAGATTTGGATTG GATACCTCCCAGAACTCTGAAGATCATCTCGTCACAGTGCCTGTCCGAAATGCTCCTGCGTTCCTTGTACGAAGACCAGGAATATTGGCAGAGTAAAGGGACAGTCTCCCTTTTGAAGCTGGTGGACAGAATTAGTAAAAGAGCGCAGGTTTTATTGCAGCATTTTACTGACAAACACATGCAGCATAGGAGACCAGACATGTGA